The sequence gatgggtgggggaagggggagatgatgggtgggggaggggggagatgatgggtgGGGGGAGGCAATCACCTgtagggggagatgatgggtgggggaagggggagatgatgggtgggggaagggggagatgatgggtgggggaggggggagatgatgggtgggggagatgatgggtgggggaggggggagatgatgggtgGGGGGAGGCAATCACCTgtagggggagatgatgggtgggggaagggggagatgatgggtgggggaggggggagatgatgggtgggggaggggggagatgatgggtgggggaagggggagatgatgggtgggggaggggggagatgatgggtgggggaggggggagatgatgggtgggggagatgatgggtgggggaggggggagatgatgggtgGGGGGAGGCAATCACCTgtagggggagatgatgggtgggggaagggggagatgatgggtgggggaagggggagatgatgggtgggggaagggggagatgatgggtgggggaagggggagatgatgggtggGGGAAGAGGGAGATGATGGGTGGGGGAAGAGGGAGATGATGGGTGGGGGTCCATAGTGGGGTCCGCGCTCATTCTGACGACTGTTTCGCCCTCCGCAGGCCCTGCAGTCTCTCTTCTCGCCCGCTGCTCGCCCTCCATTGCTGGATCGCCCGTTATCTACTCCAGAGACAGAGAAACTCCGACTCGAAGCCGCCTTCCCCTTCCTGAGCTCAGGTGAAAGACTCATGTCAcctatataccccctatatacctgtacactgtgccccatcctctatatacccccctgtatctgtacagtgtgccccatcctctatatacccctatatacctgtacactgtgccccatcctctatatacccctatatacctgtacactgtgccccatcctctatatacccctATATACCTGTACACTGTGCCCCATCCTCTGTATACCCCGAATATACCTgtacattgtgccccctcctctgtataCCCCGAATATACCTGTACACTGTGCCCCACCCTCTATATACCCCCCTGTATCTGTACATTGTGCCCCATCCTCTACATACCCCTATATACCTGTACACTgtgccccatcctctatatacccctatatacctgtacactgtgccccatcctctatatacccctatatacctgtacactgtgccccatcctctatatacccctatatacctgtacactgtgccccatcctctatatacccctatatacctgtacattgtgccccattctctatatacccctatatacccctatatacctgtacactgtgccccatcctctatatacccctatatacctgtacattgtgCCCCACCCTCTATATACccctatatacctgtacattgtgccccatcctctatataccccctgtacattgtgccccatcctctatatacccctatatacctgtacattgtgccccatcctctatataccccctatatacctgtacattgtgCCTCATCCCTATATACCCCCCTGTATCTGTACACTgtgccccatcctctatatacccctatatacctgtacactgtgccccatcctctatatacccctatatacctgtacactgtgccccatcctctatatacccctatatacctgtacattgtgccccatcctctatatacccctatatacctgtacactgtgccccatcctctatatacccctatatacctgtacactgtgccccatcctctatatacccctatatacctgtacactgtgccccattctctatatacccctatatacacctatatacctgtacactgtgccccatcctctatatacccctatatacctgtacactgtgcccatcccctatatacacctatatacctgTACATCGTGCCCATCccctatatacctgtacattgtgccacatcccctatatacccctatatacctgtacactgtgccccatcctctatatacccctatatacctgtacattgtgccccatcctctatataccccctatatacctgtacatcgtgccccctcctctatatacccctatatacctgtacactgtgcccatcccctatatacacctatatacctgTACATCGTGCCCATCccctatatacctgtacattgtgccacatcccctatatacccctatatacctgtacactgtgccccatcctctatatacccctatatacctgtacactgtgccccatcctctatatacccctatatacctgtacactgtgccccatcctctatatacctgtacattgtgccccatcctctatatacccctATATACCTGTACACTGTGCCCCACCCTCTATATACCCCTTGTACCTGTACATTgtgccccatcctctatatacccctatacgtgtatataatgtgccccacCTTCTATATACCCCTATACGtgtatataatgtgccccacCCTCTATATACCCCTATACGTGTATATGTGCCCCACCCTCTATATACCCCTATACGtgtatataatgtgccccacCCTCTATATATCCCTATACGtgtatataatgtgccccactctctatatacccctatacgtgtatataatgtgccccaccctctatatacccctatacgtgtatataatgtgccccacCCTCTATATATCcctatacatgtatataatgtgccccacCCTCTATATACCCCTATACGTGTATATAATGTCCGTGGTCTCACCGTGGTCTCTTCTCTCTTGCAGGTTCTGGTTACACTAAGCCTCCGGCCATGTTGCCCCCCTACAACCGAAACACCCCATTCCCCGATTACCCCTGGGGCTTTAACCCCTACCTCTCCAGCACATTCCCTTTAACTGGCTCCAAGTTGCCCCCATCCCTGTACCCCCCTCAGTTTTACCCCAGCTCCCTGTCCCAGCTGCCCCCTCCTGTGTCCCTGCTCCCGGGGGACTCCATGGACAGATCGGGCACCCTGTTACCCAGCATCCCCCAGCGGCTGTGCGCCACCCTGGGCACCCACACCCTACCGCTCAGAGGAAGTGGGGACCTAGCGGGCACCGGGGCCGGCAGGAGAGACCGGGCCGAGCAGCCGGAGGGGAAACCAGAACCAGAATCCGACTCCGACCTGGAGATCACAGATGTCAGCGACTGCAGCTCAGAGGCGGAGGGCTGCGGGTATAGCCCCCCGTGCCCGGGGGCAGGAAGAGCCAAAGCTGCCCCCACCAAGACCCCCCAAGAGAAAGCCCCCAGCAGCTAGACTGCAGGAACTCTACCTACATGTACAGTCTATACATAGATCTATATAACCAGAGGGATATATGGGGGCCCCGGCCCcccacaactccaggaccccaaaTACTCACAACATCCAGGGACAAATCTTCTGGATATTTTTAGTTGCGGCAAAAACCCGAAAATCATCTCCAAGAAACAATCAATGTAACGATCTGACAGAGAATGTGTCCGTATACTACAgaggtatataccgtatactacAGCGATGTGTACCCATATAATACACCGATGTATACATGTGTCCGTATACTACAgaggtatataccgtatactacAGCGATGTGTACCCATATAATACACCGATGTATACATGTGTCCGTATACTACAGAGGTATATACCGTATACCACACTGATGTACATGTGCCCGTATACTATAGCGGTATATACCCGTATACAACACTAATGTACATGTGCCCGTATACTACACTAATGTACATgtgcctgtatactacactgatgtacatgtgcctgtataatacagcggtatatacctgtatacaacACTAATGTACATGTGCCCGTATACTACACTGATGTACGTGTGCCCGTATACTACACTGATGTACGTGTGCCCGTATACTACACTGATGTACGTGTGCCCGTATACTACACTGATGTACAtgtgcctgtataatacagcgGTATATACCCGTATACAACACTAATGTACATGTGCTCTTATAATACAgcggtatatacctgtatacaacACTAATGTACATGTGCCCGTGTACTACACTGATGTACGTGTGCCCGTATACTACACTGATGTACAtgtgcctgtataatacagcgGTATATACCCGTATACAACACTAATGTACATGTGC comes from Engystomops pustulosus chromosome 6, aEngPut4.maternal, whole genome shotgun sequence and encodes:
- the ERFL gene encoding ETS domain-containing transcription factor ERF-like, whose protein sequence is MDCSCVSDILLTPSMPALWTPGFAFPDWAYKPESSPGSRQIQLWHFILELLQKEEYHEVIAWQGDYGEFVIKDPDEVARLWGIRKCKPHMNYDKLSRALRYYYNKRILHKTKGKRFTYKFNFSKVVLVNYPLLDMANSSLLLGQNPFPGAHSHDPFTPEALQSLFSPAARPPLLDRPLSTPETEKLRLEAAFPFLSSGSGYTKPPAMLPPYNRNTPFPDYPWGFNPYLSSTFPLTGSKLPPSLYPPQFYPSSLSQLPPPVSLLPGDSMDRSGTLLPSIPQRLCATLGTHTLPLRGSGDLAGTGAGRRDRAEQPEGKPEPESDSDLEITDVSDCSSEAEGCGYSPPCPGAGRAKAAPTKTPQEKAPSS